A window from Rhizosphaericola mali encodes these proteins:
- the rnr gene encoding ribonuclease R: MSKSNNKKHKGSKYFGNSQRRAHNAPQRNTPTLSSHKGSLQITRSGMGFVILDKSEEGGDVLVRPQDFNTAMNGDKVIVDIKKQNQQTGKREGKIARVLQRKQSEFIGTIEISPKFAFFIPDGNKGLPDFYVPLSSIKDAKHQDKVIVKLVKWPENEKKPIGEVISVISQEDLNDIAMKSLLMENGFPVQFDDEVLAEANKFSDKITTAELKKRKDFRKVTTFTIDPNDSKDFDDAISFKKLRGGSFEIGVHIADVSHFVQPGTKLDEEAYKRATSVYLPDRVDPMLPERISNFLCSLRPHEDKYTFSAVFNIDSNGKISKTWIGRTVIHSDKRFTYDDVQAIILGGDGDFKDEVLTINTISQALRAERFKHGAINFSSQEVRFKLDEKGLPIGIEVNESNESHQLIEELMLLANKAVAELAQKTKVKKEPIPFPYRIHDQPDELKLTPFIALAKKFGYQFDTSNPEKIAQSFNAMLTSLEGKPESTMLQQLGIRTMAKAAYSPQNIGHYGLGFKDYCHFTSPIRRYPDVMVHRVIEEILEGKKNVDEKMEIKCKHCSERERASLECERAANKYKQVEYMQQFLGEKLEGIISGVSAFGFWVETLEAKCEGLVSIKDLANFDDFNLIEEDYALVGLRSGRKFRMGDHVWIRVVATNLEKRQIDFEWLPNANIQTETKVVAIENILPKEHKVAPTINNATKTKPKPTFDPKKKPTIKTESKKLVSDNTAKATSLPKKPVQKVSVKNIPIEKAVTKAVEKSTVANKTEKKKAPTKISKEKKTPIIDTVSASTSKKTIIKSKKSSENKEIIAPASKEALAQKSVTKAPIKKAKIEQTTKKVVKSLPINSKKVVKKATPEKEKAITKAVKIKETKSTPQTKKAEKQKSADKKVVAKAPAPKKEASKKTPTTTKKLSSTAAPIAKVLKTKETKSTSQIKIAEKKTSPAKKVVDKTNKKIATPKTEVASNKTNKTVKTKAGKKI; encoded by the coding sequence ATGAGTAAGAGTAATAATAAAAAACATAAAGGATCAAAATATTTCGGAAATAGTCAAAGACGAGCGCACAATGCGCCACAGCGTAATACTCCTACCCTTTCATCGCACAAAGGATCTTTGCAGATCACTCGCTCCGGAATGGGTTTTGTCATTTTGGATAAATCAGAAGAAGGTGGTGACGTTTTAGTCCGTCCACAAGATTTTAATACGGCGATGAACGGCGACAAAGTTATTGTCGATATCAAAAAACAAAACCAACAAACTGGAAAACGCGAAGGAAAAATTGCTCGCGTATTGCAAAGAAAACAATCAGAATTTATAGGAACTATCGAGATTTCTCCCAAATTTGCCTTTTTCATTCCTGATGGAAATAAAGGCTTACCTGATTTCTACGTTCCGCTAAGTAGCATAAAAGATGCGAAACATCAAGATAAAGTGATCGTCAAATTGGTCAAATGGCCAGAAAATGAAAAGAAACCAATTGGCGAAGTTATTTCTGTCATTAGCCAAGAAGACTTGAACGATATTGCGATGAAATCTTTGTTGATGGAAAATGGTTTTCCGGTACAATTCGATGACGAAGTTTTGGCGGAAGCAAACAAATTTTCAGATAAAATCACCACGGCCGAACTTAAAAAGCGAAAAGATTTTAGAAAAGTAACCACATTTACCATTGACCCAAATGACTCCAAAGATTTTGATGATGCCATTTCCTTCAAAAAATTACGTGGCGGTTCATTTGAAATCGGAGTACATATTGCGGATGTCAGTCATTTCGTTCAACCTGGAACCAAATTGGACGAAGAAGCCTACAAAAGAGCGACTTCCGTATATCTTCCAGATCGCGTAGACCCGATGTTGCCAGAGCGTATTTCTAATTTTCTTTGTTCGCTAAGACCGCACGAAGACAAATACACGTTCTCTGCGGTATTCAATATCGATAGCAACGGAAAAATATCCAAAACTTGGATCGGAAGGACAGTCATTCATTCAGATAAAAGATTCACATATGACGACGTACAAGCCATCATTTTAGGCGGTGACGGCGATTTTAAAGATGAAGTTTTAACCATCAATACCATTTCTCAAGCCTTAAGAGCAGAAAGATTTAAACATGGAGCGATTAATTTTTCTTCACAAGAAGTAAGATTCAAATTAGATGAAAAAGGGTTGCCCATCGGTATTGAAGTAAATGAAAGCAATGAATCACATCAATTGATCGAAGAATTAATGCTTTTGGCAAATAAAGCCGTTGCTGAATTGGCACAAAAAACGAAAGTTAAAAAAGAGCCGATCCCATTCCCATATCGTATTCATGATCAACCAGATGAGTTAAAATTGACACCATTTATCGCATTAGCGAAGAAATTTGGTTATCAATTTGACACGTCCAATCCTGAAAAAATTGCACAAAGTTTCAATGCAATGTTGACGTCTTTAGAAGGCAAACCAGAATCTACGATGTTGCAACAACTAGGGATTCGTACTATGGCAAAAGCGGCATATTCGCCTCAAAATATTGGGCACTACGGTTTAGGATTCAAAGATTATTGTCATTTCACCTCCCCTATCAGACGTTATCCCGATGTTATGGTGCATCGTGTAATCGAGGAAATTTTGGAAGGTAAAAAGAATGTCGATGAAAAAATGGAGATCAAATGTAAACATTGTAGTGAGCGTGAACGCGCCTCTCTAGAGTGTGAGCGTGCGGCAAATAAGTACAAGCAGGTAGAATATATGCAACAATTCTTAGGTGAAAAGTTGGAAGGTATTATTAGTGGTGTTTCTGCATTCGGATTTTGGGTGGAGACTTTGGAAGCAAAATGTGAAGGTTTAGTAAGCATTAAAGATTTGGCAAATTTTGATGATTTCAATTTGATCGAGGAAGATTATGCCTTAGTAGGATTGAGAAGCGGTAGAAAATTCCGTATGGGAGATCACGTTTGGATACGTGTTGTTGCGACTAATTTGGAAAAAAGACAAATTGATTTTGAATGGTTACCAAACGCAAATATTCAAACTGAGACGAAGGTGGTTGCTATTGAAAATATTTTACCTAAAGAACATAAAGTTGCTCCTACGATTAACAATGCGACTAAAACAAAACCCAAACCTACATTTGATCCGAAAAAGAAACCCACAATTAAAACAGAGTCTAAAAAATTAGTATCTGACAATACAGCAAAAGCAACAAGCCTTCCCAAAAAGCCAGTACAAAAAGTCTCTGTTAAAAATATACCGATTGAAAAAGCCGTCACAAAAGCAGTTGAAAAATCAACAGTAGCAAATAAAACTGAAAAGAAAAAGGCGCCAACTAAAATTAGCAAGGAAAAGAAAACGCCAATTATTGATACTGTATCTGCTTCTACTTCAAAGAAAACGATAATTAAAAGCAAAAAGAGTTCTGAAAATAAAGAGATTATTGCCCCCGCATCCAAAGAGGCATTAGCCCAAAAATCAGTTACTAAAGCTCCAATTAAGAAAGCTAAAATTGAACAGACAACGAAAAAAGTGGTAAAATCTTTACCCATCAATTCGAAAAAAGTTGTCAAAAAAGCAACGCCAGAAAAAGAAAAAGCGATTACAAAAGCGGTCAAAATAAAAGAAACAAAATCTACTCCGCAAACAAAAAAAGCGGAGAAGCAAAAAAGCGCCGATAAAAAAGTAGTGGCAAAAGCGCCAGCTCCTAAAAAAGAAGCAAGCAAAAAAACTCCTACTACTACTAAAAAATTAAGTTCAACAGCGGCTCCAATTGCAAAAGTGTTAAAAACAAAAGAAACAAAATCTACTTCGCAAATAAAAATAGCAGAAAAGAAAACAAGCCCTGCTAAAAAAGTAGTAGACAAAACAAATAAAAAAATTGCAACGCCAAAAACGGAGGTTGCAAGCAATAAAACGAATAAAACCGTAAAAACAAAAGCAGGAAAAAAGATATAA
- a CDS encoding 5-formyltetrahydrofolate cyclo-ligase, protein MLKTAIRKEYKGLRAQLSHSDILKKTDLLLIQFQKLGFENIHTILSYQPISQQNEIDVENLVRYLQMQFPELNVCYPKSNFSDNSMEAILEEEESEFQLNDYFIPEITTGKIIAPEEIDLIFVPLLAFDTEGFRVGYGKGFYDRFIQKCREDVLKIGVSFFAPVDQIDDRNSNDIPLDFCITPEDIYAFQ, encoded by the coding sequence ATGCTAAAGACTGCGATACGTAAGGAATACAAAGGTTTAAGAGCACAATTATCTCATAGTGATATTTTGAAAAAAACAGATCTCCTGTTAATTCAATTTCAAAAATTAGGTTTCGAAAATATTCACACGATTCTCTCCTATCAACCGATATCACAGCAAAACGAAATAGATGTAGAAAATCTAGTTCGTTATTTGCAAATGCAATTTCCAGAGTTAAATGTCTGTTATCCGAAAAGCAATTTTTCGGATAACAGTATGGAAGCGATTTTGGAAGAAGAGGAATCCGAATTTCAGTTAAATGATTATTTCATACCCGAAATTACAACAGGAAAAATAATTGCACCGGAGGAGATTGATTTGATATTTGTTCCACTATTAGCCTTTGATACAGAAGGCTTCAGAGTCGGTTATGGCAAAGGTTTTTACGATCGTTTTATTCAAAAATGTCGAGAAGATGTTTTAAAAATTGGCGTAAGTTTTTTTGCGCCAGTTGATCAAATAGATGATAGAAATTCAAATGATATACCTTTGGATTTTTGTATAACTCCAGAAGATATTTATGCGTTTCAATAA
- the lpxK gene encoding tetraacyldisaccharide 4'-kinase has protein sequence MRFNKLKYVLFPISFLYGIVIHIRNFLFDKQILHSSSFKVPTICIGNVAVGGTGKTPMAEFIIRHLKDDYKIILLSRGYKRLTKGFIVANSNSTAEDIGDEPLQIYKKFPDIKVIVCEKRAEALAIIEQEADSKTLVILDDAFQHRAVTTDQNIVLTDYSHIYYKDFFLPVGSLRDQRSSMRRATQIIVTKCPENLSKKERQTILKNINYDPNIPVHFSTMQYGKIYNAFTQNLYVPEKKDTIIALTGIARPQPFIQYLHQYSDNIQTEIFPDHHAFTEKDIQSLIDKYLALRKNSNTFIVTTEKDAVRLEKYKSIFQKSHVDFFILPLENSILFQEENQLIGTITKHLNNNQ, from the coding sequence ATGCGTTTCAATAAATTAAAATATGTATTATTTCCCATTTCATTTCTATATGGAATCGTAATTCATATTCGTAATTTTCTTTTTGACAAACAAATATTACATTCTAGTTCCTTCAAGGTTCCCACAATTTGTATCGGCAATGTCGCAGTTGGTGGCACGGGAAAAACCCCGATGGCGGAATTTATCATTCGTCATTTAAAAGATGATTATAAAATCATTCTATTAAGTCGAGGCTATAAAAGATTAACAAAGGGATTTATAGTTGCAAATAGCAATAGTACCGCAGAAGATATTGGCGACGAGCCACTACAGATCTACAAAAAATTTCCAGATATAAAAGTTATAGTTTGCGAAAAAAGAGCGGAGGCACTCGCTATAATTGAGCAAGAAGCCGATAGCAAAACGCTCGTTATTTTGGATGATGCATTTCAACATCGAGCAGTAACAACAGATCAAAATATTGTCTTAACAGATTATAGTCATATCTACTACAAAGATTTTTTCTTACCGGTTGGTTCACTTAGAGATCAGCGCTCTTCCATGAGACGGGCTACGCAAATTATAGTCACTAAATGTCCCGAAAATCTATCCAAAAAAGAAAGACAAACTATACTAAAAAATATAAATTATGATCCCAATATTCCCGTTCATTTTTCTACAATGCAATATGGAAAAATCTATAATGCATTTACCCAAAATCTTTATGTACCTGAAAAAAAAGACACTATAATTGCTTTGACAGGTATCGCCAGACCTCAACCATTTATCCAATATTTACATCAATATTCAGATAATATACAAACGGAAATTTTCCCAGATCATCATGCATTTACGGAAAAAGATATTCAAAGTTTAATTGATAAATATCTTGCCCTTAGAAAAAATAGTAATACTTTTATTGTGACAACAGAAAAAGATGCTGTTCGCTTAGAAAAATACAAGTCAATCTTTCAAAAAAGTCACGTTGATTTTTTCATTTTACCATTGGAAAACTCAATACTTTTCCAAGAAGAAAATCAATTAATCGGGACCATAACCAAGCACTTGAATAACAATCAATGA
- a CDS encoding RsmD family RNA methyltransferase — MRIISGKFGGRRINPPVKMPHTRPTTDIAKEGLFNILQNRIDFEDIKTLDLFGGTGCISYELASRGAGKQIIVEKDPQMHNFIETNLKTLGVTNAIVLRQEVFQFLDGCRDSFDFIFAGPPYALGTIDEIPKIIVGNNLIAEDGYFVLEHTPRNNYEDYPGFSFSRNYGTTIFSFFERVEK, encoded by the coding sequence ATGAGAATTATATCCGGAAAATTTGGTGGCAGAAGAATAAATCCACCGGTAAAAATGCCTCATACTCGTCCGACAACCGATATCGCAAAAGAAGGTCTTTTCAATATATTACAAAACAGAATTGATTTTGAAGACATTAAAACTCTTGATTTATTTGGAGGCACTGGTTGTATTAGTTACGAACTAGCGTCCAGAGGTGCTGGAAAACAAATTATAGTGGAAAAAGATCCTCAGATGCACAATTTCATTGAAACAAACTTGAAAACATTGGGCGTTACCAATGCGATTGTATTGCGTCAAGAAGTGTTTCAATTTTTGGATGGATGTCGAGATTCATTCGATTTCATATTTGCAGGTCCTCCTTATGCATTAGGAACAATTGATGAGATTCCCAAAATTATAGTGGGAAATAACTTAATTGCAGAAGATGGTTATTTTGTATTGGAACATACACCACGTAATAACTATGAAGATTACCCAGGATTTAGTTTCTCTAGAAACTATGGTACGACTATATTTTCATTTTTCGAAAGAGTGGAGAAATAG